In the genome of Equus caballus isolate H_3958 breed thoroughbred chromosome 3, TB-T2T, whole genome shotgun sequence, the window gcaagaaaactggaaatacaCAAACCAGTTAAAAGTCTGAAGTAGTCTAGGCAAGAGATGGTGGTGTCCTGAACTAGAATTGCGCAGAGGAGATAGAGAAGTGATCAGATTAGATATATTAAGGAGACAGAACCCTCAGGGCTTGGTGACTCATAAGACACAGGAGcggaaagagaggaatcaagaatGATGCCCAGGCTTCTGGCTTCAACAATAGAAGAGAGTGATACCATTCACAGAGAGGGAGAACACAGGAGGAAGCAGCTTTGGGAGGgtgatgaataaaagaaaatagagagctCAGCTTGGGCAGTGACAAGTTTGAGGGGCCTAGGAGATAGTGAAGTTATCCAGTGGCAGTTAGATATGCAAGAAATCTGAACTGGAAATATATATTCAGAAGTCATCCACATATAGATGAGAATGGATGAAATCATCCACGGATAATGTGAACAGCAGAAGAGAGTGACAAGATAAGAAGAATTAAGTGAGAGTGATGTAGCAGAAAGAAGTGAGTTTTCAGGAGGAAGTCATCAACAATGTTGAGTATCACATGGTTTGAATAAGGTTTTTAAAATGACCATCGTATTTATCAATTGAGAGATCACTAATATTCTTATTAAGATCTGTTTTAATGTAGTGGCATGAGCCTAATCAGACTGCAATGCGTTGAGGAGAACCTGAAAGACAGGAATTGGCAAAAACGAGGAGcctattctttttaaaagcttggCTGTGAttggaaggagaaaagcaaaatatgggaagaaaactaaaataaagagtTTAACTTGTTTTCTTGAGGGCAAGAGAGATCTACTATTTCACATAGAAAGAAGCCAGCTGAAAAGGGGTGTCTGAGAACTGATACGGGCACATATTTAATAAAGATATCAAAGGACACAGGTAGGAATGGAATACAGACTCAACGATGGAGCAGACTTGATAAACGGGATAACTTTAACCCTTGTTCCACAGGATTATCATATTGCTAATGAGAATATAAATTAGTCAATCACTATGTTGGTCACTTGGCACCATCTAGCAAATTGTTAAACTTGTATATTATTTGACCTTACAATTCTACATCTACAATTCTACATCTTTATCCTACATACTTGTATTAGACAAAATGACATGTACAAGATTATTCATTAAACAGTTTGAAccagaaaaaagactggaaataacccaagtatCAATCAATAAGACACTACTTAAGTcatagtatatccatacaaacTAGGTagctgtggggaaaaaaaattagggTGCTATGTACTATACGAAAATCtcctagatatatatatatagatctatataaaacaaaaataaaagtgcagaAAAGTGTGAATATTACTTTTTGTCtgtaaaaagggggaaaatagaATTCCATTTATATTTCCCTGAATACACACAAAGCACCCTGGAGAGAGAAGAATCTAAGTAGTTACCTACTGTGAAGGGGGCTCACACTGGACAGATGGTGGACAAGAACAAGACCTTatactttaacatttttatattttccagcttGTGAGCCATAAGAATATTATATCATATTACCTACTCAAAAACTATGCTAAAAaaactttttgaatttttttcctgagataGAAGTTAAGAAAAGAGGATGTAATGATGCTAATAAATTTCTAGACTCAAGATATAAACGAGATAGAGCACTTTAAACAGTAGAGTTGAAGCTTTTGCTTCTATTTTCCCCATGAAGCAGCTGAGGAAATACGGGAAAATGTGAGGGGTGGCCACAGGATTGGGAGCTAGAAGAACATGAGGTGTGAAATAGCAGCTGTGGAGAACGGAAGAGGAAGgtttaaaatacataatgaaaACACACTAGACAGGACTAAAAATTCTACacgtgaaaagaaaaaaaaaagatacattggTCCTAGAATATATACCACCTGAGAACTGTGTCATCTTGTGGGAAAAGGGAATTTAAGCGTCATCTTTTAAGACAACTGACTTAGCCATACGACAGCATGAAGGCCAGACTAGACCGACCTctccccccgccacacacacactaTATTCTTTGTCTCCAGTGTATTTGCAGAGCTCAGCACAATTCCCGGCACAAGCTGACGCTCCaaaattcaaatattcaataaatcCACTAGGTCTAGCCTACAAGGACATCAAGAAAGGAGCCCTCTGCTTCAGACAAAGCCAAAACAATGGAATTTGTCTTACGGTTCTGCACGTTATTTCAATACGGGGAGGCGGTATCCGATTTATCCAGCTGAAAGGGGAGACGACAAGCGTCACCCTGGCCCGGTACATTAAGGCTACGTTCCCTGCACCCTCCACCTCTCGCCATCGCGGCTTCGCTCCCGGCCTGGGGGACGTGGGGAACACGACTGGGGACACTCGAGCGGCGGGCTGGGAAAGAGGCCGCAAATCCTCAAGTCGTCCAGCTCCCCACGTTTCCCTACTCAGAAGGGTCGCAGCGGAGTGATCTGAGTGGGCACCTACCCTCGTCCGCGTCATACATATTGGCAAACGGTTCCCGAGCTCCTAACTCTTGAAGTCACAGAGAGAAAGCCGCTGAGCAGCCACCACTTCTCCGAGCGTTAGACGAAGTGATTTCCGTCTCCGGCGTTCCCAGAATACTCTGCGTCTCACGCCAAAGGCAATATAAGATCTGCGCCTGCGCAAATGGTAAGCTAAAGGTTAGAACTGCGCACGCGCAAATTGTAGGCGGACTCCTCTTGTGGCTCTTACGGTCAGAGGGCCCGATTCAGCCggtgaaagtttttgttttttaatgttgttGCACAAATAATGACACCTAAAAAAAAGCCAAGAAGATATATTAATCTTAATTGTGGCCATGAGTCTGCGGCATTTGATGCTCTTATtttttgcatttctaaacacCAAAAAACacgaagcttttaaaaatgtgatttattaTGGGCAGGTTGTGCCAGCGGTGGCGCACTGAAGAAGCCTAAAAGGGAACAAACCCTGACTCACTAGCCTTTCCTGCCCATTCAGCTAAGTCTAGGCCCGCGGTGCCTTTGTATTAGCTTGAAGCGGGTTCCCAAGCCTCACAGCGTTCATCGCGGTAACTCACGGGATTAGACCCGGGAGGAGGAGACGAAGTGCAGCGGCTGACAAATGACAGCTCTCAGGTAGTCGCGGGCTTTCCCTCGGTTTTAACGCACACCTCTGGCCCCATTGCGCGTGCGCGCACGTGGCTCCGCCCCTTTGCCGGGGCCGTGTTCTACATGCTGCCAGCACGCCTAACTGGTAGGCTTCTCTGCGGCTTCCTGCGGGGATCCGCTCTCAGGGTAGCGCGCCATGGCCTCCGGGAGCCTCTCCTTGAGAGGAGGCGCACGacccccttctcctcccagcaCCCATCGGGCCTGGGACGTGGGCTCCCTCGTGGCCCGATGGCGACTGGGGGTTACGAAGGAAGGGCTGACATGGAGGAGCGTTTTCTGTTCCCCGAGTACGTCCCGGAGCCGGAGCCCGAACCGACCCCCGAAGAGCAGCTGCGGGCGCTGCAGCAgcggcaggaggaggaagagagacagcagcagcagcggcgggaggagcggcggcagcagaagctacGGGCCAGGCGCCGGGAGCATCCGGTCGTGGGGCACCCGGACCCGACGGTGCCGCCCAGCGGCCTGAACTGCTCGGGCTGCGGGGCGGAGCTGCACTGCCAGGACCCCGGCATGCCCGGCTACCTGCCCAGCGAGAAGTTCCTGAGCGCGGCGGCGCAGGCCGACGGCGGGCTGGCGAGGACCGTGTGCCAGCGCTGCTGGCTGCTGGTGCACCACCGGCGCGCCCTGCGCCTGCAGGTGAGCCGCGAGCAGTACCTGGAGCTGGTGAGCGCCGCGCTGCGGCGGCCCGGGCCCGCCCTGGTGCTCTACATGGTGGACCTGCTCGATCTGCCCGACGCCTTGCTGCCCGACCTGCCTGCGCTGGTGGGCCCCAAGCAGCTGATCGTGCTGGGGAACAAGGTGGACCTGCTGCCCCAGGACGCTCCCGGCTACCGGCAGAGGCTCCGGGAGCGGCTGTGGGACGACTGTGCACGCGCGGGGCTCCTGCCGCTCCCTGGCCACCGAGGGCCACAGCACCCCGGCGGGGACGGGCCACGGGACGAGGAGGAGAATTCGAATCCTTCAGCCAGGTCCCGCACGGTGCTCAGGGACGTGCGGCTCATCAGCGCCAAGACTGGCTTTGGAGTGGAAGAGTTGATCTCCGCGCTTCAGCGCTCCTGGCGCTACCGCGGCGACGTCTACCTGGTTGGCGCCACCAACGCTGGCAAGTCCACTCTCTTCAACACGCTCCTGGAGTCCGATTACTGCATCGCCAAGGGCGCTGAGGCTATCGACAAAGCCACCATTTCCCCTTGGCCTGGTGAGCCATACGAGGCATTCCCCTTCGTTGTCTAAGAAGTTGGAAGTCTGGAGTCTTCCCTTTAAAAATTGTCTCCCTACTTTGGTCACACCTCTTTTCTGTGTCAGCTTAGTACTTAGAAATTCAGTATATGTTGTAGTAATTTTCTAATAGAAATATTTATGGGGCACTTCTATGTTCCAgtcactgttctgggcactgtaGATGAACCAGCGAACAAAGTAGAGTTCCTGCTCTCTTGGAGGTTTCCCTTGTAGCTTTACTTCTTTGTATGTTTCTCACAAAAGTCCTTCCTTTACTTTCTAAACCTCCTTCCATCCCTCAGTCTAACTCTTCATATCTTGAGTTTCTTCATGAGATCAGTATACTATACGCATTTAACATTTGAATAATTCACTAATGCAATAGGATGTGTAGCTTCGTTAGGAAGAAATATCAACTTTGTGGCTTTACGAAACTTCTGTAATTGCAAAATGGGTTCTTCTATGACCCTGTGAAACTTCTGTGATTGCAGAATGGGTTCTGCTATGACCCTGTTTGTATTTAACAGTTGGCAAAACTGCCTCACTTGTTCTTTTGAAATCAGTGTTTAACTTTGTTTGATAAGCTGATCTTCTCTGTCCTGGACTTTGGATGAATTATACACAGAGGTGCTTTTATACTGGATGGTAGGATGGAAAGAAATCAGGCCTGCAGATTTAAATCCTGGGATTTAATCCAGGGATTCAAATCCTGGTTGAGCCTTTGAGCCAGTCTCTGagccaatttcctcatctgtaaagtaagaaTAATTTTGTagaccacaactagaaggaccggcacctaagatatacaactgtgtacagggggggtttggggagataaagcagaaaaaaagaataattttgtagAATGTTGTCATGAAGGTTAAGCGAAATAAATCACAGTCCCCAAGACAGTGTAGCTCCTCAAAAATGttagttttcctcttcttattcCCTTTCTTGTACGATGtttataaaaaagtatttattcttTGGTATTTCAGGTACTACATTAAACCTTCTGAAGTTTCCTATTTGCAACCCAACTCCTTACAGAAtgtttaaaaggcaaaaaagactgaaaaaagatGCAGCTGTAGCTGAAGAAGATCTTAGTCAGCAAGAACAAAATCAACTTAATCTCTTAAAAAAGCATGGCTATGTAGTAGGTAAGCATCTTCTATAGGAGTCATGCTAAAATTCTTTGTTGAGCAACCTGAAATACAGCTGTCTGGGGCTAGCCGGTTTTTGTGGGGAGagaatattttcctcattctgcAACATAGAGGACCTTTAGAGGCAAGGCTACTGTTTGGGAACCCAGGGTTTGTTGTGCTGAGAAAATTGAGATGGTAGATACTTGGAGAAATCCAGGAAAGGAAACATGCAATAACCACCCACCCAGCCATTGTCACCAGTAGAAGCATTTTTCACTAAGATACAGCCCCCTCCCTACAGACTAGTACGGGTTGTTGACTTCACACAGCAGCTTtaaattacagtcatgcatcacttaaccatggggataggttctgagaaatgcatcatcaggccattttgtcattgtgcaaacgtagagtgtacttacacaaacctagacggtgtagcccactacacacctaggctatagtATGATACTAATCTCGTGTgagaccactgtcgtatatgtggtctcTCATTGACCACACATGAGTGCAGGTTGTCACCCTTTCCTTGGTATCTCTTTTCAACCTTCCATTTACTAAAAACAGTTTGATTTCTAACCCTTCCTCCCACCGCCACCCAGTGTAAACAGCCAGCCACTCACTTGATCATTGCAAGAGTCTGGCTCCCACTGCCTttggaaaaaaagcaaaggtaTTATTTTGTAGTCTCACTTCCATACACTATAGTTAGTCCTAGTAACTTGTTTGAGGCAAACATAAGAATTACCTGTCTGGAGTCAAAAGCTTTAAAAGAGTGACTAATAACTTCAGTATATCTTGTTCTAGGAAGAGTTGGAAGAACATTCTCGTATTCAGAAGAACAGAAGGATGAAGCTGCCTTCGAGTTTGATGCTGATTCACTTGCCTTTGACATGGGAAATGAACCTGTTGTTGCAGATAAACCCACCAAACGAGTACAGTTGACcccaaaagatgtgaaagatgcCCACTGGTTTCATGACACCCCTggaattacaaaagaaaattgtgTATGTATTTGATAGCTTAAACATTTACTTTCAGTTACACGAGTACTGTCGTAATTGACAGAACACAGGAAAGGAGGTATCCTTTCATTTTAGACTCAGTTCTGATTCATTCATAGAAGCAGTTCAGGGACGAATCTATATGCCATCAAGTTCTGTGTTCCATTTGGTAGGGTTCACTCGTGACAACCTATTTATATCCTTGAGGTTGTTACCTTAGTTAGGGAGACGTTTACAGAATCCTAGATTTTGAGGTTGGAAGAAATCATAAATATGACCGTAGTCCAGCCACTTATTCCATGCTTGAATTCCCTCTATACCGTATCCATGAAGAGGGCATCCAGCTTAAACTGAGTAAGGAGTGACTTACCATCAGGTGAGCAGTGTCACCTTACCTCCCAAGGTAACCCATTCAGTCTTTGACCTGCTGTTTGTGTTGAGCAGTCTCCCTGTCACTTGTACCCATTGTTCCTCAAAGCTGTGTGGAACGAATTTAATGCCTGTTTGCCTTGCCAGACTTTGAAACGTTTTAAAGTGTGGTGTCCTATCTCTTCCTCactctgctctttccttctctttcatgagttcatccaacaaacattgagcacttactgtgctGACGTCATCCAGATTACTTGTCTCCATTGCCCACAGCTGTTCTCTGAGAGAGGCTATTCATCAGTCTAGGCCTCTTTACAtaatgttttctaatttgtttttttcttaaaacatgacACTAAGAACTAAATTTCTTGCATCTGTGCCCTAATGTGAGCATAATTTAGAATACGATTAACTCTACCCGTCCTGCCCTTATACATCTTCTTAATCCAATTGCAGGATCTCCTGGGCAACTTTAATTTTATCCTGTTAAATTCAGCCTATATCCTACATACTCATTAAATCTCAtaactttttattcatttgcagtttttttttttaagattggcacctgggctaacaactgttggcaatattttttttctcctgctttatctcaccaaaccccccctgtacacagttgtatatcttagctgcacgtccttctagttgtgggatgtgggacaccgcctcaacgtggcctgaggagtggtgccatgtccgcgcccaggatctgaaccctgggccgccgcagcggagcgcgcgaacttaaccactcagccacggagccggcccccattTGCAGTTTTGATCACCATCCAAGTCATTGATTGACTCAAGTGTCCCTCCAGGATAGAGCCTTACAACACATCCACTAGTCAGCTTTTGAATCTGGTTCCTGACCAGTCTCTAATTTGCTTAATTATCTCTGTAAAACAACACTGGTTTCTTAGttacttttccttcctttgccTCATCAGGATCATTTACAGTTTCATTGTCAGAATTGTATTCTCTTTGGTATCCCATGTCATAGAATCATAGATCGTTTAACTTCTATTGCCCTCCTGGAATAAGTGCTTGTGTCCCATCTTTTCTTCCTTAGCAATCCATAACTTTAGAGTAACTGTGCTGCTTTCTAATGCTACTCTATCACTTTAACTTCAACTCCTTCTGCTTGCAGTccccttcttatttattttcttgtcagCCTCTCTAGGtgtcacttattttttatttccttgttacTTTCTTAAGTTCACAAaagttttttatccttttttttaccttctctggtctttttctttttaaatcagatttcaATTCCTTAAATCTAACTAGAATTTTGTACtttctgacttcctcttctcttttctctcgtCTGTTTAGGAACTCTTCATCCTTATAAGCCAGAGGAAAGCCAtaactttctctcattttttgctGAGTATTCGGtggaaataaggaaactgaagagcaGAATTTAGAAAGGGGTTCTTGCAGCTCTTTACCCGCTCCTAGAGTAGGGTGACCATTTTGCCTTTAATGCACGAATACTTGCCACTAGGACATAAGGTAGCACATTGCCTTACCTTTAGCCGAAAGCTATTGCTTCCTAGAAGCCTTGATGGAGAGAACATATTTTCTATCTTGGGATTGAATCATCAGTGTTTTCAGTTCACACCGATTTTGACATTCCCAGGCTGCTGCTGACATAAGAAAGTCTCATAGTCCTATAAAGTTATTTTGCCATTACTCAAGATTAAGTTATGAAAAAAGAGTAGGGCTGTCCGTAAACTGATTCATTTAGACAGAAAGAATGTGTAAATTTTATGTGCAGCAAATTCTGACGTACTTTGTTTTATTGTGCagtctgaaatattttttcagcacTTTTTATCTTACAGGTAAATTACAATATAGCATATCTTCAATAAAAGTAATTCTCTAAAATATCTGCCCTTTGCTTCACAGATTTTAAATCttctaacagaaaaagaagtaaatattgTTTTGCCAACACATTCCATTGTGCCGAGAACTTTTGTGCTTAAACCAGGAATGGTTCTATTTTTGGGTGCTATAGGCCGCATAGATTTTCTGCAGGTAAGGAAAGTCTGTACCATTAAAAAATGACATAGTATTGGGATTTACTTTAAGAAAGCAGATATATGAACAAGACTGGCAAAATATTGATGTTTGAAAATGTCCATAATAAAAACTtgggaaaaagaaataggaaaaaagaaagtagatcttCAGGAGGATGTTGAGTGCCCCAGACAGGTTGGcatttaagaaatttaagaagaaaagataacTGTCCCTATCCTGTGGTATTGTTTCACATGGAAATCATAGGTCACACCTTTAGGTACAGGGTTAATATGCATTAAATAGATTCCACACTTC includes:
- the NOA1 gene encoding nitric oxide-associated protein 1, giving the protein MLPARLTGRLLCGFLRGSALRVARHGLREPLLERRRTTPFSSQHPSGLGRGLPRGPMATGGYEGRADMEERFLFPEYVPEPEPEPTPEEQLRALQQRQEEEERQQQQRREERRQQKLRARRREHPVVGHPDPTVPPSGLNCSGCGAELHCQDPGMPGYLPSEKFLSAAAQADGGLARTVCQRCWLLVHHRRALRLQVSREQYLELVSAALRRPGPALVLYMVDLLDLPDALLPDLPALVGPKQLIVLGNKVDLLPQDAPGYRQRLRERLWDDCARAGLLPLPGHRGPQHPGGDGPRDEEENSNPSARSRTVLRDVRLISAKTGFGVEELISALQRSWRYRGDVYLVGATNAGKSTLFNTLLESDYCIAKGAEAIDKATISPWPGTTLNLLKFPICNPTPYRMFKRQKRLKKDAAVAEEDLSQQEQNQLNLLKKHGYVVGRVGRTFSYSEEQKDEAAFEFDADSLAFDMGNEPVVADKPTKRVQLTPKDVKDAHWFHDTPGITKENCILNLLTEKEVNIVLPTHSIVPRTFVLKPGMVLFLGAIGRIDFLQGSQSAWFTVVASNFLPVHVTSLDKADTVYHKHAGHTLLKVPMGGEERMAGFPPLVGEDITLEEGLGESEAVADIKFSSAGWVAVTPHFKDRLRLRGYTPQGTVLTVRPPLLPHIVNIKGERLKRSVAYKTKKPPSLVYNLQKKKKQINI